The Desulfatiglans sp. region GGTCTGGGGCACTGTTAAGGATCACAATGGATATATAGATGTCAAGAGCGCGATAAACAAAGGCACTGAATTTACGCTATTTTTTCCTGTTACACGAGGAGCGATTGATCCAAAAGAGAGGGAAGAAGAGTTATCACTCTATTACGGCAGGGGAGAGAGTGTTCTGATTGTTGATGATATGAAATCTCAGATAGATATAGCCCGCGAAATGCTTGATCAGCTTGGCTATTCAGTATCTGCTGTTACAAGCGGAGAAGAGGCAATTGAATATATCAGACATCATAAAACAGACCTGGTTATTCTTGATATGATTATGCTGCCTGGCCTTGATGGCCTTGAGACATATAAGAGGATACTGGAGATAAATCCAGGGCAGAAGGCCATTATTGCAACCGGATTTGCTGAAACTATCAGGGTTAAAAGCACCATGTCGCTGGGGGCAGGGGCCTATATCAAAAAACCCTACACGCTTGTCACACTTGCAAAGGCGGTAAGAGCCGAACTTGGCAGGGGTAAATAGTAAAAAAACCTATATTAGTTAAGACAGCCGTAAAGGTATACTTTGATAGGTCTGTCACCAGATGATTGCCAGGCATTTTATTGAAAAGGTTGAAAAATAGAGCTATTCATGGAATCACTGCACCTATTTACTGATGGAAGTGTTAATCCCGCTACAAAAACAGGTTATGGCGCCTATATTGTTTTACGGGACACAGGTGCGCTACCCTCATCATTACGCGATCAGGTAAAGTTAAGGGTGTTTGAAAACACCACCCCTGTCAGGCTGGAGCTTGAGACACTGCTATGGGCTTTTAACGAAACAGGGCAATCGGGAGCAAAAATTATTGTATATACAGACTCTCAAAACATCATGAACCTGCCTGAAAGGCGCAGCAGACTTGAAAGAAATAATTATAAATCTGATAAAATGAGGCCGTTAAAGAATGCTGACCTGTATATTGAATTCTTCAGGATAAAAGAGATGCTTGACCCGGTTTTTATTAAAGTGAAGGGTCATATGGCCTCCAAGCATAAGGATAATATAGATAAACTGTTTGCACTCGTAGACATGGAAGCAAGAAAGGCGTTAAGAAAAATGAGGGGCTGAAATATCTGACGATATTCGGTCAGCCATCCTCTTCTGCTTTTTTGCAGAGTAAATTGGCAACTCTTTGCCTGTGCATACCCGAAAGAGGCACCTTTAATATCCCCTGCTGACAGCCTTGATTGCATCGGCGGCAGAGCTCGTTATTCCACCAGTGTAACCGGAACCTTCGCCTATAGGGATTATATTTCTTATGTTTACAGATTCAAAATTATTATTGCGTATAATCTTTACAGGAGATGATGTTCTTGTTTCCGGGGCCATCAATATTGCCTGCCCTGTAATAAACAACGGAACCTCTTCCTTCCATTTATTAAATGCAGCAACCAGTTCAGTGATCACAAAACCAGGCAGTATCTCTTTAAGGTCACAAGGAATGGTCCCTGTTTTACAGGAGTTTTTATTCAAAATAGCAGAGTGTTTTATGCCTAAAAAATCCATCAGGTTCTGAGCCGGTACATGCCAGTTTTCACCCCCCGCAATAAACGCTTTTTGCTCTATATCCCTTTGGAACTTAATGCCAGCCAGGGGGTTTGCTGATTTATAATCATCTCTCTTTACAGTTACAACCAGGGCTGCATTTGAAAAGGCTGAAGATCTGTGTGAGTAACTCATGCCGTTAAGAACCATCATGCCCGGCTCAGATGAGGCGTTAGCAACCTCACCTCCAGGGCACATGCAGAATGTATAAACCCCTCTCCGGTTGTTTCTGTTGGTATAATTCAGGGAATATGTGGCTGCCCCAAGTGTGTTATAATTGAAATATTTTTCACCATACCGCATAAGGTTGATGGTCTGCGCAGGATGCTCTATCCTCACCCCGACAGAGATGGGGCGCTGCTCCATTGCAACACCTTTTTTATGCAACATCTCAAATGTGTCTCGGGCAGAATGCCCCAAAGCGATAAAAATGCGTGAAGAAATATATTCCTTTTCATTATTTATGACAATCCCTGTTGCATTACCTTTGGATATTAAAAGATCTGTCATCTTTGAGTTGTAATAAATCTCACCGCCTCTCTGAAGTATATGGAGCCTTATATTGCTCACGATCCGGCACAACACATCCGTACCAAGATGTGGCTTGCCCATGTACTCTATTTCGCAAGGTGCTCCAAATCTGACGAAGGTCTTCAAAACCCGGTTTACATAGCTCGTATTATTATTTCTCCTTGAAAAGAGCTTGCCGTCAGAATAGGCCCCTGCCCCCCCTTCGCCGAACTGGATATTTGATTCAGGGTTTAATACCCTCTCTGTCATGAATCTGCTTATATCAAGGGAGCGCTCCTCTATCTGTTTACCCCTTTCAAATATTATGGGCCTGACTCCGCAATCCAGCAACTCAATGGCTGCGAACATACCGGCCGGCCCAAAACCCACTATTATTGGCCTCTCCTTTGTGTTTATGATTTTTTTCTCTTCAATTACAGGCTCATGGTACAGGGGTATGTTATGCCTGTTTTCGAAACTGTCATGAACGCTTACCACCAGTGTAAGCTTGTAATAGAACTGCTCTTTGTTACTCAGATCAAGTGATTTGCTGAGAATCTTGAATATAGTGATGTCCTCTACCCCAATCTCAAGCCTTTGGGAAATGGTATTCACATATGCATCAATGCCATCATCTTCAAAGGGAATCAATAGATCATTAATTATCAGATTCAAAGGAGCGCTCCTGTTACTGTTTTAATAACTCTGTTTTCTCCATGTGGAGTAAAATAAAGACAATCCCATAAAAAAGAAAATAAATCATGGTTAAAATGAAAAACCATTTTATCAAACTTTTATTTGCCTGTTACATTATTTTAGTGGTAATACAACCAAAAAGCCTGATCTTAAAATACACAAAAAGCCATTGTTTTGACTTTTGATTATGCCATTTAGCCATTTTGCCAATGCTGGCATTTTGGCTGAATGGATTTGAAATAAGAAAATATTTTCACCCTGAATCAGCTATTTGGCGGAAATGCCAGTATTGGCATTTCCGCCAAATGCTAAAAAATGAAGCCTGATTTTTCATATATCTTTTGCAGTAGTTTAAATATTTATTCGGTAATTTATATCGCTCATGCCGGATGGTATTGATTTTATGATGTGATTAGAAGTCTTGATAGGAACATGGATTTTGGAGATTTCATATGGGTTCAAAGTATTATGCGCATTCAGAAAATAAAAATAATGAAAAACATGATTTGGAAAAACATCTGCATGAAACCGCAAACCTTGCAGAATCGTTTGCATGTAGAACTGAATATCGGCATCTTTTCTATCTGGCCGGATTAATTCATGACTTGGGGAAATACCAAAAGGCATTTCAACTCTATCTTGAACATGGTGGGCATAAAGGCAGTGTCCCGCATGCATCATGGGGAGCAGGGTATGCCCGTTTAAACAGTTTACTGGAAACATCTATTGCTGTTGACGGGCACCATAAAGGTTTGCCTAACATAAGCCTGTGGAAGAGCGACACAGAACCATTTAAAAGAGGGGAGGTCAATAACTTTGAAGATGTTTTTAAAATCTTTAAAACCGAAAATAATATAGAAGAGGCCATAATTAGTAACAGGCCACTGACATGGCAAGAGCATTCCGAACGTGAATTTTTTATAAGGTATCTCTTCAGTGCCTTAACTGATGCTGACTGGCTTTCAACCGAACATCACTTTGATAGGGGAACCTTTGATAAACGACTCACCCCGGTCTTACCAGTTGATGAGATGTTAAAAAAGCTGGAAATGGAAATCTCCGCCAAACCCAAAGATGGCGAGATCAACAGGTTGCGGAATAATGCATTGAATCAAGTGATGCAAAAGGCCTCAATGCCCTGTGGATTTTATTCGCTTACACTGCCCACTGGTATGGGTAAAACCCTTGCTTCTGTTGCATGGGCATTAAAACATTCAAAAGAAAATAAACTAAAGCGCATTATTATAGTACTGCCCTATATCAACATAATAGACCAGACAGCGGAGATACTCAGAAGTATCTTTGGCGAGGAATGGGTTCTGGAACACCATTCAAATATAATCGAAGATTCGGAGTTGGTTTCTGATGAAAACGATAATTCCACTGATTTAATAAAGAAAAAAAGACTTGCATCCGAGAACTGGAACTACCCGATCATAGTAACCACCACCGTACAGTTTTTTGAATCACTCTTCAGCAACAAACCTTCCAGGTGCCGAAAAATCCATAATGTTTCTGAATCGGTAGTTATATTTGATGAGGTGCAGACCTTCCCTAAAGAGGTCATTTTGCCGACCCTTAAAATGCTTAAAGATGTTCAGAGAATAATGAATACCTCCTTTCTCTTTTGCACGGCTACGATGCCGGCTTTTGAAAAGAGAGAAGGATTTGAGGGTATAGATAGCATTTATCCGCTAATCGATAACCCTGATGAATTGTATAAAAAAACAAGACGGGTAAGGTATCATTTATTAAATGACCTGGAGCCAATAGTGATGCTTGTGCTCCTTGATACTGTTTTAACGGAAAAAACATCAACCCTTGTTGTTTTCAATACCAAAAAGGCAGCTCTTAAATTTTTTAATTCTATAAAAGAATCTCAAAACAGGGAAAGGATTTATCATCTGTCAACGGCTATGTGCCCCCATCATAGAAAGCAGGTAATTAGAGCCATAAGAGAAGATCTTGCAGATGAAAGGAAAATTTTGGTGGTCTCAACGCAACTGATTGAAGCGGGAGTGGATTTTGATTTTCCTGTTGTATTTCGCGCAATGGCTCCTCTTGAATCAATAATCCAGGCCGCCGGTCGGTGTAACCGTGAAAACAGGCTTGGCGCATCAGGAGGAAAGGTATTCTTATTTGATTTGAGGGATGGCGGGATGCCGGACAAGACATACGCAGCGTGCTCCCGGCATGCAATAGAATTCATTGGAACTGATATTGACCAGCTTTATGATTATGGGGTCTTCAAGAAATATTACACCCAGATATTAAACCTGTATGTAACCCCTGATAAATATAACATTGCCCAAGCCAGAGAAGATTTTAATTTCCAGACAGTAAATGACAGCTACCGCATAATTGAAAATGCCACACAAGGTCTGTTTGCATATTTTTACAGTGAGGAAAGTAAAAATTTATTTCATTCAATAGAGCACAAGGAATTTTTATCCAAAGAAGATTACAGAAAGATGCAGCCGTTCACAGTTCAGGTGTACAGGGATTTTATCTTTAAAAACCCTGAAACGTGTAAATTGATGCCACAGGGTTTTATGGTCTGGTATGGAGGTTATGACAGGGAAACAGGTGTTTCGGTTAACCCTGTAGATACTGAAAATTTGATTATCTAATCAAGGAGGGTGATATGCTTGATAACAGGATTGTAAAAGTAAAGGTTCAGGGAGATTATGCATGTTTTACAAGGCCTGATCTGAAGGTCGAGAGGATGTCATACCCCTGTATGACACCATCTGCAGCCAGGGGTATATTGGATTCTATACTCTGGAAACCGGAATTCCAGTGGTTTGTAAGGCGCATTCAGGTTTTAAAACCGGTTAGATTTGCTGCAATCAAGCGTAATGAGATCAAAACAAAGCAGGGAAGAACACCGATTTTGATAGAAGATAAGCGTGCCCAACGAAACAGCATTGTGTTAAGGGATGTTGCCTATATTATTGAAGCCTCTATTTACCAGAAAGAAAAGGACAATAAGAACAGACCTGAAAAATATATAGGAAGAAAAGGTATTGATGCTGAAAATGATGGAATTTTTACCAGACGTCTGAAAAAAGGGCAGTGCTGGAGAAGGCCTTATCTGGGGACGCGTGAATTTTCAGCAGAATTCACCCTGCCTGATGAAAGTGAAACTCCAATTCAGGAGACCATTCCGATCGGCAGCATGCTTTTTGATATCTTCTATGACGAGAATGGAAAACCACAGCCACTGTTTTTTCATGATGTAGCTATAAGGGATGGAATCCTAGACTGTGAAGAAGCCCCTGAAAGCAAGAAAATGCTGGATTCAAGCCATTTACGGCCACTAATAGACAGTGAGACCTCTGCATTGATCTATGACTTCACTGCGCAGGAAGAGGAGGCAGCCTTATGATCAGGGAACTTAGCGAATTAGGAAAAAGCCTCAGGGAAAAGAAGGCTGATAATGAATTTATCCATAATGCAATCCAGAAGGAATTTATATCAATTGAGCTTGTCATAACCAAAGATGGCACCTTTCATAGTTTTGTACCGGTAAACAAAATGCCTACTATTGCAGAGGCAATAACAGCAAAAAAAGGTAAGGCAAGGTTATTACTGGATAAAGCAGAAGAGGTATTGTGCCATGGGGGCAAAAAATCCGAAAAAAAACATCAACTGTTTCTAAAGAAACTGAATGGATATAGTAACCTGCCTGAACTGGAACCCATAATACGTTTCTATAATGATAATAAAGACAATGGTGTTAACAAGGCATTACAGGAATTTGAAGTAGCTTTCCCTGAA contains the following coding sequences:
- a CDS encoding dehydrogenase, yielding MNLIINDLLIPFEDDGIDAYVNTISQRLEIGVEDITIFKILSKSLDLSNKEQFYYKLTLVVSVHDSFENRHNIPLYHEPVIEEKKIINTKERPIIVGFGPAGMFAAIELLDCGVRPIIFERGKQIEERSLDISRFMTERVLNPESNIQFGEGGAGAYSDGKLFSRRNNNTSYVNRVLKTFVRFGAPCEIEYMGKPHLGTDVLCRIVSNIRLHILQRGGEIYYNSKMTDLLISKGNATGIVINNEKEYISSRIFIALGHSARDTFEMLHKKGVAMEQRPISVGVRIEHPAQTINLMRYGEKYFNYNTLGAATYSLNYTNRNNRRGVYTFCMCPGGEVANASSEPGMMVLNGMSYSHRSSAFSNAALVVTVKRDDYKSANPLAGIKFQRDIEQKAFIAGGENWHVPAQNLMDFLGIKHSAILNKNSCKTGTIPCDLKEILPGFVITELVAAFNKWKEEVPLFITGQAILMAPETRTSSPVKIIRNNNFESVNIRNIIPIGEGSGYTGGITSSAADAIKAVSRGY
- the cas5c gene encoding type I-C CRISPR-associated protein Cas5 gives rise to the protein MLDNRIVKVKVQGDYACFTRPDLKVERMSYPCMTPSAARGILDSILWKPEFQWFVRRIQVLKPVRFAAIKRNEIKTKQGRTPILIEDKRAQRNSIVLRDVAYIIEASIYQKEKDNKNRPEKYIGRKGIDAENDGIFTRRLKKGQCWRRPYLGTREFSAEFTLPDESETPIQETIPIGSMLFDIFYDENGKPQPLFFHDVAIRDGILDCEEAPESKKMLDSSHLRPLIDSETSALIYDFTAQEEEAAL
- the cas3 gene encoding CRISPR-associated helicase Cas3' translates to MGSKYYAHSENKNNEKHDLEKHLHETANLAESFACRTEYRHLFYLAGLIHDLGKYQKAFQLYLEHGGHKGSVPHASWGAGYARLNSLLETSIAVDGHHKGLPNISLWKSDTEPFKRGEVNNFEDVFKIFKTENNIEEAIISNRPLTWQEHSEREFFIRYLFSALTDADWLSTEHHFDRGTFDKRLTPVLPVDEMLKKLEMEISAKPKDGEINRLRNNALNQVMQKASMPCGFYSLTLPTGMGKTLASVAWALKHSKENKLKRIIIVLPYINIIDQTAEILRSIFGEEWVLEHHSNIIEDSELVSDENDNSTDLIKKKRLASENWNYPIIVTTTVQFFESLFSNKPSRCRKIHNVSESVVIFDEVQTFPKEVILPTLKMLKDVQRIMNTSFLFCTATMPAFEKREGFEGIDSIYPLIDNPDELYKKTRRVRYHLLNDLEPIVMLVLLDTVLTEKTSTLVVFNTKKAALKFFNSIKESQNRERIYHLSTAMCPHHRKQVIRAIREDLADERKILVVSTQLIEAGVDFDFPVVFRAMAPLESIIQAAGRCNRENRLGASGGKVFLFDLRDGGMPDKTYAACSRHAIEFIGTDIDQLYDYGVFKKYYTQILNLYVTPDKYNIAQAREDFNFQTVNDSYRIIENATQGLFAYFYSEESKNLFHSIEHKEFLSKEDYRKMQPFTVQVYRDFIFKNPETCKLMPQGFMVWYGGYDRETGVSVNPVDTENLII
- a CDS encoding ribonuclease H; protein product: MESLHLFTDGSVNPATKTGYGAYIVLRDTGALPSSLRDQVKLRVFENTTPVRLELETLLWAFNETGQSGAKIIVYTDSQNIMNLPERRSRLERNNYKSDKMRPLKNADLYIEFFRIKEMLDPVFIKVKGHMASKHKDNIDKLFALVDMEARKALRKMRG